Proteins encoded in a region of the Flavobacterium sp. MDT1-60 genome:
- a CDS encoding response regulator codes for MNYDDIEILFAEDSMEDAVLTIRALNKSGFTNKLLHVKDGAEALDFIYCKGIYSDRNPKSHPKLFLLDLKMPKMSGIQVLEKVKSDAELKSIPVVILTSSQEDPDIAKCYSLGANSYIVKPVDSNNFFNAIKEMGIYWMILSQPAL; via the coding sequence ATGAACTACGACGATATTGAAATTTTATTTGCCGAAGACAGCATGGAAGATGCTGTACTAACTATCCGCGCCTTAAATAAAAGCGGTTTTACAAACAAACTTTTACATGTAAAAGACGGAGCTGAAGCGCTTGATTTTATATACTGTAAAGGAATTTATTCAGACAGAAATCCTAAATCACATCCAAAACTTTTTCTTCTGGATTTAAAAATGCCAAAGATGTCCGGAATACAGGTGCTTGAAAAAGTTAAAAGTGATGCTGAACTTAAATCGATTCCGGTGGTTATACTGACCTCATCACAGGAGGATCCAGATATAGCAAAATGTTATAGTCTGGGTGCCAACAGTTATATCGTGAAACCCGTAGACAGTAATAATTTTTTTAATGCCATAAAAGAAATGGGAATATACTGGATGATACTCAGCCAGCCTGCTCTATAA
- a CDS encoding ATP-binding protein produces MIPYQIKKDIKVLLLEDNTADADLIIRHLTKSGLSFSSKIVESRKVFEESLDTFCPDIILSDYSLPAFDAVSAFNIIKERALKIPFILISGTIGEENAVMLIKEGVTDYVSKNNFSSLMQKITRALKEAEEVIEKEDLLKRLKTQTAALLIANQELEFQNAEKEKRAIELLYANKELLAFNFISSHDLQEPLRKIQIFISIMMDKEMKTMSEDGKNNLNRIHVAATRMRQLIEDLMDFSRVSAVDHQYEMSDLQDIIEDVKSELIDTIHHKKAVFEINGLMPVNIMTFQFRQLIYNLMSNSLKFSIPEVPLQITIQSVILKNEEFRALNLPNSPQICDYWNLSFQDNGIGFEAQYNQNIFLIFQRLHHTEDYSGTGIGLAIVKKIVENHNGIITADGNLNKGVTFNIYIPINESFKKIPEDLKSKKQSAKVLSNDLKNEYEMH; encoded by the coding sequence ATGATTCCATATCAAATTAAAAAAGATATAAAAGTATTGCTATTAGAAGACAATACTGCTGATGCGGACTTAATAATCAGACATTTGACAAAATCCGGATTGTCATTTAGCTCCAAAATAGTTGAATCAAGAAAAGTTTTTGAAGAATCACTTGATACTTTTTGCCCGGATATTATATTATCAGATTATTCGCTACCTGCATTTGATGCTGTTTCTGCCTTTAATATAATTAAAGAAAGAGCTCTTAAAATACCTTTTATACTTATTTCAGGTACTATTGGTGAGGAAAATGCTGTAATGCTTATAAAAGAAGGTGTAACAGATTATGTATCCAAAAATAATTTTTCATCCTTAATGCAAAAAATTACGCGCGCGCTTAAAGAAGCTGAGGAAGTAATTGAAAAAGAAGATTTGCTTAAAAGATTAAAAACACAGACTGCAGCACTACTAATAGCTAATCAGGAATTGGAATTTCAAAATGCTGAAAAGGAAAAAAGGGCTATTGAATTACTTTATGCTAATAAAGAACTGCTTGCATTCAATTTTATATCAAGCCATGATCTTCAGGAGCCACTTCGAAAAATTCAGATTTTCATTTCAATTATGATGGATAAAGAAATGAAAACCATGTCTGAGGACGGAAAAAACAATTTGAATCGTATACATGTTGCTGCAACAAGAATGAGACAACTCATTGAAGATTTGATGGATTTTTCAAGAGTTAGTGCAGTAGATCATCAATATGAAATGAGTGATTTGCAGGATATTATTGAAGATGTAAAATCAGAACTTATTGATACGATTCATCACAAAAAAGCTGTTTTTGAAATAAATGGATTAATGCCTGTCAATATAATGACCTTTCAATTTAGACAGCTTATTTACAATTTAATGAGCAACTCACTAAAGTTCTCCATACCTGAAGTTCCGCTCCAAATTACGATACAATCTGTCATTCTTAAAAATGAAGAGTTCAGAGCTCTTAATCTGCCAAACAGCCCGCAAATCTGTGATTACTGGAACCTTAGTTTTCAGGATAACGGAATTGGTTTTGAAGCGCAGTACAATCAAAATATCTTCCTGATCTTTCAAAGACTCCATCACACCGAAGATTATTCCGGAACAGGAATTGGTTTAGCCATAGTAAAGAAGATTGTAGAGAACCACAACGGAATTATAACTGCCGACGGTAATTTAAATAAGGGTGTGACATTTAACATCTACATCCCCATTAATGAAAGCTTTAAGAAAATCCCGGAAGATTTGAAATCCAAAAAACAATCTGCTAAAGTATTGAGTAATGATTTAAAAAACGAATATGAAATGCATTAG
- a CDS encoding Na+/H+ antiporter produces MLDDFPFYLGILLVILLLIMIANKIKIAYPILLVLAGLAISFIPGVPVINIEPELIFFIFLPPLLYEAAWTVSWKEMWRWRRIITSFAFVVVFLSALSVALVANYFIPGFSLALGFVLGGIISPPDAVSAGAILKFVKVPKAISSILEGESLLNDASSLIIFRFAMIAVATEQFIFYKAATSFSWMIIGGVAIGLLIGWLFMKAHKYLPTDANADIVLSLLTPYIIYLAAEEVHCSGVLAVVSGGLLLSNNRHRFLNSKSRLRGVNVWESFCFILNGFVFMLIGLDLPQITKGLEDVSLPSAIGYGILITIVLIVSRMLSSYGAVVVTLIARNFITVADTRNPGIKTPFILGWTGMRGVVSLAAALSIPVYLNNGNGFPQRNLILFITFIVILLTLVIQGLTLPYFIRKINLTDIYDPIPREEAYNTLRKELAEHAINYLKTHYSGEVENNTPLQHLIQKWELHSNGIDDESIGEELKVIYIDLLNEQRQWLINKNKEDQTLDESIIRRQMHYLDIEEEKLRFL; encoded by the coding sequence ATGCTTGACGACTTCCCATTTTATCTTGGTATATTACTAGTTATTTTATTGCTGATTATGATAGCAAATAAAATAAAAATAGCTTATCCTATTTTATTGGTATTAGCGGGACTAGCCATTAGTTTTATTCCTGGTGTACCTGTAATCAATATCGAACCTGAACTCATATTTTTTATTTTCCTGCCACCTCTCTTATATGAAGCCGCCTGGACCGTTTCGTGGAAAGAAATGTGGCGTTGGCGAAGAATTATTACCAGTTTTGCTTTTGTTGTCGTTTTTCTGTCGGCACTTTCAGTAGCACTTGTTGCTAATTATTTTATTCCGGGTTTTTCATTAGCACTGGGTTTTGTATTGGGTGGAATTATATCTCCGCCAGATGCAGTCAGTGCGGGTGCTATTTTAAAATTCGTTAAAGTACCAAAAGCAATTTCGTCTATATTAGAAGGCGAAAGTTTATTGAATGATGCGTCTTCCTTAATTATTTTCAGATTTGCTATGATCGCTGTTGCAACAGAACAGTTTATATTTTACAAGGCCGCTACAAGTTTTAGCTGGATGATTATTGGCGGAGTAGCCATAGGATTACTAATTGGATGGCTTTTTATGAAAGCCCATAAATATTTACCTACTGACGCCAATGCAGATATTGTTCTTAGTCTGCTTACACCCTATATTATTTATCTCGCTGCCGAAGAAGTTCACTGTTCAGGGGTTCTGGCTGTGGTAAGCGGAGGTTTGCTTTTATCAAATAACAGACACCGTTTTCTTAACAGCAAATCTCGTTTGCGTGGTGTAAATGTTTGGGAGAGTTTCTGTTTTATATTAAATGGATTCGTTTTTATGCTTATAGGGTTAGATTTACCGCAAATTACGAAAGGCCTTGAAGACGTAAGTCTTCCCTCAGCTATTGGATATGGAATACTTATTACAATTGTATTGATAGTAAGCAGAATGCTTTCTTCGTATGGAGCTGTAGTAGTAACATTGATTGCCCGTAACTTCATCACTGTAGCTGACACGAGAAACCCTGGTATAAAAACACCTTTTATACTTGGCTGGACTGGAATGCGCGGTGTTGTTTCTTTGGCGGCAGCATTATCAATACCGGTTTATTTGAATAACGGAAATGGTTTTCCACAACGAAACCTTATTTTGTTTATTACTTTTATTGTTATTCTTCTCACTTTGGTAATTCAGGGGTTAACGTTACCTTACTTTATCAGAAAAATTAATCTTACAGATATTTATGATCCAATACCACGTGAAGAAGCCTACAATACATTGCGAAAAGAATTAGCTGAACACGCTATAAATTATCTAAAAACACATTATAGTGGTGAAGTTGAAAACAATACACCGTTACAGCATCTAATTCAGAAATGGGAACTTCACAGCAATGGAATAGATGACGAATCTATTGGAGAAGAACTTAAAGTTATTTATATCGATCTGTTAAACGAACAAAGACAATGGCTGATCAATAAAAATAAGGAAGATCAAACCTTAGATGAATCTATAATCAGAAGGCAAATGCATTATTTGGATATTGAAGAAGAAAAGTTGCGCTTTCTTTAG
- a CDS encoding alpha/beta fold hydrolase, translated as MSKFTLKDGTELYYKDWGTGQPIFFHHGWPLSADDWDTQMMFFLDQGFRVIAHDRRGHGRSAQTYAGNEMNTYAADVAELTAFLDLKDAIHIGHSTGGGEAIRYVAKYGKNRVSKVVLISAVTPYMIVDDNNPNGVPLAVFDDIRFNTANNRSQFYHDITFPFYGYNREGAKVVKGIQDNWWRQGMMGGIKAHYDCIKAFSETDFTEDLKSVEMPVLVLHGEDDQIVPYATTALRAAELLKNGKLITYPGLCHGMPTTDAPTINADILAFIKP; from the coding sequence ATGAGCAAGTTTACATTAAAAGACGGAACAGAACTTTATTATAAAGATTGGGGAACAGGGCAACCTATTTTTTTTCATCACGGCTGGCCATTGTCAGCAGATGACTGGGACACACAAATGATGTTTTTTCTGGATCAGGGATTTAGGGTAATCGCCCATGACAGACGCGGACACGGAAGATCTGCCCAAACCTATGCAGGGAATGAGATGAACACTTATGCCGCTGATGTGGCAGAACTTACTGCATTTTTAGATTTAAAAGATGCAATACACATTGGTCATTCAACGGGAGGTGGTGAAGCCATACGATATGTAGCAAAATATGGCAAAAACAGAGTGTCAAAAGTAGTACTTATAAGTGCAGTAACGCCTTATATGATTGTAGATGACAATAATCCAAACGGAGTTCCATTAGCAGTATTTGATGATATCCGTTTTAATACGGCCAACAACAGATCGCAATTTTATCATGATATAACTTTTCCGTTTTACGGTTATAATAGAGAAGGAGCGAAGGTGGTAAAAGGTATTCAGGACAATTGGTGGCGTCAGGGAATGATGGGAGGAATTAAGGCGCATTATGACTGTATAAAAGCATTCTCAGAAACCGATTTTACTGAAGATTTAAAAAGTGTGGAAATGCCGGTATTAGTACTGCATGGCGAAGATGACCAAATTGTTCCCTATGCGACTACGGCTTTAAGAGCAGCTGAACTTTTGAAAAACGGAAAATTAATCACATACCCTGGTTTATGCCATGGAATGCCAACAACAGATGCACCAACTATTAATGCAGATATTTTGGCTTTTATAAAGCCTTAA
- a CDS encoding carboxylesterase gives MTKTKSIILIHGNFVNDVTWTNWKSHYEQKGYTVYTPANPGHEGNPTALRNQVHPALIKTGFIDVVDNISKLIDSLPEKPLIIGHSMAGMAAMKLLELGKAAAAVSIDGAPPKNVFPPLQTLKSVLPAFGFFSGKDYFMGSREWYDKCFFNTTPSDERGYAFESFAVPESFKVSRELVLNSFSNIDFGKSHEPILFIGGGSDNIFPPSLTTTLANKYKDKNSRVDLKIFEGKSHFICGEKGWDVVADYILDWYEKL, from the coding sequence ATGACAAAAACAAAATCAATAATTCTGATTCATGGAAACTTTGTAAATGATGTTACCTGGACAAATTGGAAAAGCCATTATGAACAAAAAGGGTATACGGTTTATACACCAGCTAATCCGGGGCATGAAGGAAACCCTACAGCTTTAAGAAATCAGGTACATCCTGCACTTATTAAAACAGGGTTTATAGATGTGGTTGACAACATTTCGAAACTGATCGATAGCCTGCCTGAAAAACCATTAATTATTGGACATTCTATGGCTGGAATGGCAGCCATGAAATTGTTAGAATTGGGTAAGGCAGCTGCAGCTGTAAGTATAGATGGTGCACCTCCCAAAAATGTATTTCCTCCCCTTCAAACATTAAAATCAGTACTGCCTGCATTTGGTTTTTTTTCCGGTAAAGACTATTTTATGGGAAGCCGGGAATGGTATGACAAATGTTTTTTCAACACGACACCTTCTGATGAAAGAGGGTATGCTTTTGAAAGTTTTGCAGTGCCTGAAAGTTTTAAAGTCAGTAGGGAATTGGTTCTAAACTCTTTTTCTAATATTGATTTTGGAAAGTCGCATGAACCGATTCTATTTATTGGTGGTGGCAGCGACAATATTTTTCCACCATCGCTTACAACAACCTTGGCAAATAAATACAAAGACAAAAACAGTCGTGTCGATTTAAAGATTTTTGAGGGCAAAAGTCACTTTATATGCGGAGAAAAAGGATGGGATGTGGTGGCAGACTATATTTTAGACTGGTATGAAAAACTATAA